A single Drosophila ananassae strain 14024-0371.13 chromosome 3L, ASM1763931v2, whole genome shotgun sequence DNA region contains:
- the LOC6495342 gene encoding uncharacterized protein LOC6495342: MCKLLFLLIFVGTVPWGSGFQVLFEETFPTHFLSSDQESMQHKRAADVPQFFDQASFSFDGLTRVASVPVPFPLDICILQLPTVKYATALHKDPSGLRHFAVYAWHQDELEYKLLLQLPAPKAVALDCLAFAGRGYIALSYNLTEPVKLAREGSPIYELSPDTGIRAVQYFSGIQMRGMYLRISSQELTLLQAFDSGSSVKQRQCPYFKWMGRSFQRLGAIPCSNARRLEAFGIDYTDYVAVANYADAEGRTAIHSEVYRYDPKTRKFQLFQRLRSNGAVDVKYFSLPVNEVSRRHFLILGNTIGGSSSGHGEADTVIYVFEKGQFVPYQKLSFYALERFLPVQHSVSEKFLLLVACNKQDVKIYNLNDWRFEESKVQFTEGAFSRGVARMRSYEEAQQSYLVISNENMAANETNIFQPLFKQDEHANMLRQQIIDWAREQRKRLEQVDMDRIIKILEEKLKQREEKLQTAHIKKVTAKLFEDPHMKLTPSYWKALQYADQALDVIEKNAVAAFGRQPSKRSAQEQMVEYKFEEMKVDTLVVLGTVQAERINGVDTKNPIYESIHAGKVYVSEEYKEQPRTQKKPLLENLTVQELELEGKLNQVNWTKLQDQTLKRTGRDVQFIKAAVELEHLDSEAVQVNGNEVNNRLLGHLIPVDGGDFIVQQDVQFAQPVQVNRLLINQRLNHIHIDRQQFDLLLREANHTQVIEGSKRFENVRVMEPITIAGQLSGAELRAMTPFKVTHQSLRLQGDYVIDGDVTIGRLLQVGDLLDESAQKSAAETLRRGLNLVQPLQDVNVKFLQPVTANNSEVSFLNAQDLQNLVKLNVEEVQVVQGSKLIPQSVEINGGFGEVKWMNGIDVENLTDMLLTKSGNQTVEIPMQLQSLVVDQVNSTLVALNGRPLEDYLQLGGHQESNATVFVNSLNTESLTLGDLNLNGLIFKQPLSSVYGHGSQSLHSWHLPRDFNGSIYAQNLWLNGNINQLAIGHLEQQLQQLAGNIKYVGDFSFGHSVNISSLSFGNSLNGIEADRFGRCWLETEGDQAFTVPQQLASLESRQGIWLKGQLNNHTLGTLVTRSYRLNASEHLPAVQFENPIVCQSEIQVGRLNGLLVPENMVYQNNPGYLTAPVSIAGNLTATGLCNFSSLNGYPLEPLARYLGGQLPDTFHAEDVELTRPPTSHKLNRHHLGELLDQVWLDNEQIELTGVELNSSNFEGLLEMKGPVNGRQVEDIRRNYFSRTRGGQRVKTPMSLASHDVTFTQTPAAKTVELRGIESSSSSNGSDVERSGSGGNLSLDFNDFVANTLKTGGIHTVSGQWNLSKAHVSGNLSNVLVNHLNPATDVLLINKNNIGSPTAINASKIVKEATINRLYATDSSQVADVPIAKWINEAAYIYGNHSISGATRLESVSLYNDLRVNGSVNGILWQPENLLLRDTDQSSEGSLLVANNFPEQQRIYSNNVENLWVDDINGLPVNELLLNKAQNRPNLHVESQLIFTQPLSVGEYDVGANDLLDGGYKWKRGIDSNDIELRENVAAIKDRFSNPPKVLKNMILLQKLPHKASHLEIIKAGNQDVLAIWDENSTEVIYYTWQLDKQHFELSSSFSQLMQLRKQLSEQVPKEWPTFNDLQFGLLGFQCLGLNEDDKILVKCIDKQNNSREASFPRRDAKQLLLATDTDDMPLLLRTSRAVELWKWINGSYTLAQNLFHGQQVEQLELIPQHLDMEKGLLAVLTSAPAPEITIYSFRNGDLTDLHLVQILELQDSKQQRVIRFMHLPESKDLLLFVSNLLPEQSLTIFQYRGAAGFQKILGESSLPHANDLRVIEMPGTKLLSLATDETIYILRPQFTTL, encoded by the exons CCATCTACGAGTTGTCTCCCGACACCGGAATACGAGCTGTTCAATATTTCTCGGGCATCCAAATGCGGGGAATGTATCTGAGGATAAGCAGCCAGGAGCTGACCCTTCTGCAGGCCTTCGATTCGGGATCGAGCGTCAAGCAGCGGCAGTGTCCCTACTTCAAGTGGATGGGAAGAAGCTTCCAGCGCCTGGGAGCAATTCCCTGCTCCAATGCCCGTCGCCTGGAAGCCTTTGGAATCGATTACACCGACTATGTGGCGGTGGCCAACTATGCGGATGCCGAGGGACGCACAGCCATCCACTCGGAGGTCTACAGATACGATCCCAAAACTCGAAAGTTTCAACTGTTCCAGCGACTTCGAAGCAATGGAGCCGTGGATGTCAAGTACTTTAGTTTGCCGGTGAACGAAGTTAGTCGGAGGCACTTCCTCATCCTGGGCAACACAATTGGTGGCTCAAGTTCAGGCCATGGCGAGGCCGACACCGTCATCTATGTTTTCGAAAAGGGCCAGTTCGTCCCATATCAGAAATTAAGCTTCTACGCCCTGGAGCGCTTTCTGCCCGTCCAG CACTCTGTATCCGAGAAATTCTTACTTTTGGTGGCTTGCAACAAGCAGGATGTCAAGATCTACAATCTAAATGACTGGCGGTTCGAAGAGTCGAAGGTGCAGTTTACAGAAGGAGCTTTCAGCCGGGGTGTGGCCAGGATGAGGAGCTATGAGGAGGCTCAGCAGAGCTACTTGG TAATTTCCAATGAGAACATGGCCGCCAACGAGACGAACATCTTCCAGCCGCTCTTCAAACAGGACGAACATGCCAATATGCTCCGCCAGCAAATAATAGATTGGGCGCGGGAGCAGAGAAAGCGTTTGGAGCAGGTCGATATGGATAGAATCATAAAAATCCTAGAG gaaaaattaaaacaaagggAAGAGAAACTACAAACAGCGCACATCAAAAAAGTAACAGCTAAGCTG TTTGAGGATCCTCACATGAAACTGACTCCCAGCTACTGGAAGGCTCTGCAATATGCCGACCAGGCTTTGGATGTCATCGAGAAGAATGCAGTAGCCGCCTTTGGGAGGCAACCCAGCAAAAGGTCTGCCCAGGAACAGATGGTGGAATACAAGTTCGAGGAGATGAAAGTGGATACCCTGGTGGTGCTAGGCACTGTGCAGGCTGAACGTATCAATGGAGTTGATACAAAGAATCCCATTTACGAATCTATCCATGCCGGAAAGGTGTACGTAAGTGAGGAATACAAAGAACAGCCAAGAACCCAAAAAAAACCACTGCTGGAGAATCTAACAGTCCAAGAGCTGGAATTGGAGGGAAAACTTAACCAAGTTAACTGGACAAAGCTGCAGGACCAGACTCTCAAGCGCACGGGTCGCGATGTGCAGTTCATTAAGGCTGCCGTTGAGCTGGAACATCTGGATTCCGAAGCAGTCCAAGTGAACGGCAATGAGGTGAACAATCGCCTACTGGGTCACCTGATTCCAGTGGATGGTGGCGACTTCATTGTCCAGCAGGATGTGCAGTTCGCCCAACCGGTGCAGGTGAATCGATTGCTCATCAACCAGCGACTGAACCACATCCACATCGATCGCCAGCAGTTCGATTTGCTGCTCCGGGAAGCCAATCACACGCAGGTCATTGAGGGATCCAAACGATTCGAGAACGTGAGAGTCATGGAACCAATTACCATTGCA GGTCAACTGAGTGGCGCCGAGCTGAGAGCCATGACTCCCTTCAAGGTAACCCACCAGTCTCTACGCCTCCAAGGCGACTATGTTATAGATGGCGATGTGACCATTGGTAGGCTGCTGCAAGTGGGCGATTTACTGGATGAATCCGCACAGAAGTCAGCAGCTGAGACTTTGAGACGAGGTCTTAACTTAGTTCAACCTCTCCAGGACGTGAATGTCAAGTTTCTGCAGCCTGTTACGGCAAACAACTCGGAAGTAAGCTTTCTCAACGCGCAGGATTTGCAGAATCTAGTCAAGCTTAACGTAGAGGAAGTTCAGGTCGTGCAGGGCAGTAAGCTGATTCCCCAGAGCGTGGAAATAAATGGGGGATTTGGTGAAGTTAAGTGGATGAATGGCATCGATGTGGAAAATCTGACCGACATGCTGCTCACTAAAAGCGGAAATCAAACGGTGGAGATTCCGATGCAATTGCAAAGTCTGGTGGTAGACCAAGTGAACTCCACTCTGGTGGCCCTTAATGGCAGACCATTGGAAGATTACCTCCAGCTGGGTGGGCATCAGGAGTCAAATGCTACAGTTTTTGTCAACTCCTTGAACACCGAGAGCTTAACCCTTGGTGATCTGAACCTCAATGGTCTCATTTTTAAGCAGCCACTGTCTTCGGTCTACGGGCACGGCAGCCAATCTCTGCACAGTTGGCACTTGCCCAGGGACTTTAATGGTTCCATATACGCCCAGAATCTGTGGCTGAATGGAAACATCAACCAGCTGGCCATAGGCCACTTGgagcagcaactgcagcagctGGCAGGCAACATTAAGTACGTGGGTGACTTTAGCTTTGGACATTCGGTAAACATCAGTTCCCTGAGCTTCGGCAACTCGTTGAATGGAATTGAAGCCGATCGTTTCGGTCGCTGCTGGCTGGAAACCGAAGGCGATCAGGCTTTCACGGTGCCGCAGCAGCTGGCCTCGTTGGAAAGTCGCCAAGGCATCTGGCTCAAGGGACAACTGAACAACCACACCCTGGGGACTTTGGTGACTCGCAGCTATAGACTCAACGCCTCGGAGCATCTGCCAGCAGTTCAGTTTG AAAACCCCATAGTATGCCAATCAGAGATCCAGGTGGGTCGACTAAACGGCCTCCTTGTCCCCGAGAATATGGTTTATCAGAACAATCCCGGATATCTTACTGCACCGGTTAGCATTGCTGGTAATCTGACGGCCACGGGATTGTGCAACTTTAGCAGCCTCAATGGTTACCCCTTGGAACCACTGGCCAGGTATTTAGGTGGCCAGCTGCCGGATACATTCCATGCGGAGGATGTAGAGCTTACACGGCCGCCCACTAGTCACAAGTTGAACCGACATCACCTTGGCGAGCTCTTGGATCAGGTGTGGCTGGACAACGAGCAGATTGAACTAACGGGAGTGGAACTGAATAGTTCCAACTTTGAAGGTCTGCTGGAGATGAAG GGCCCTGTTAACGGACGGCAGGTGGAGGACATCAGGCGAAACTACTTCAGCCGGACACGCGGAGGCCAGCGAGTGAAGACTCCAATGAGTTTGGCGTCGCATGACGTCACGTTCACCCAGACTCCAGCAGCCAAAACGGTGGAACTACGTGGCATagaaagcagcagcagtagcaatGGCAGTGATGTGGAGAGAAGTGGCAGCGGAGG aaACTTGTCCTTGGATTTTAATGACTTTGTGGCTAATACCTTAAAAACTGGTGGCATCCACACCGTCAGTGGGCAGTGGAATCTTTCGAAAGCCCATGTTTCCGGAAATTTATCTAATGTACTTGTGAATCACTTAAACCCAGCAACCGATGTCCTATTAATAAATAAGAATAATATTGGATCTCCTACGGCTATTAATGCATCGAAAATTGTCAAAGAAGCCACAATAAATAGGCTATATGCCACTGATAGCAGCCAGGTGGCAGATGTCCCTATAGCCAAGTGGATCAACGAAGCAGCTTACATTTATGGGAACCACAGTATTTCCGGTGCTACTCGACTGGAAAGTGTTAGCCTCTATAATGATCTTCGTGTTAATGGGTCCGTAAACGGAATCCTCTGGCAGCCAGAAAACCTCCTTCTCCGGGACACTGACCAGTCATCCGAAGGTTCTCTATTGGTGGCCAACAATTTTCCGGAACAGCAGCGGATCTACAGCAACAATGTGGAGAATCTCTGGGTGGATGACATAAACGGACTACCAGTTAATGAATTATTGCTGAACAAGGCTCAAAATCGACCCAATCTTCACGTAGAAAGCCAATTGATCTTCACTCAACCGCTTTCAGTGGGAGAGTATGATGTGGGAGCCAATGACTTGTTGGATGGAGGCTACAAATGGAAGCGAGGCATAGACTCCAATGACATCGAACTGCGGGAAAATGTAGCTGCCATTAAGGATAGATTTTCTA ATCCTCCAAAAGTGCTGAAAAACATGATCCTCCTGCAAAAGTTGCCTCATAAAGCCAGTCACTTGGAAATCATTAAGGCGGGAAACCAAGATGTTCTGGCTATTTGGGACGAAAACTCAACGGAGGTCATCTATTACACTTGGCAATTGGATAAACAGCATTTTGAGCTTAGTTCAA GCTTCTCCCAGCTGATGCAGCTCCGCAAACAGCTATCAGAGCAAGTTCCTAAAGAATGGCCAACATTTAATGATTTGCAGTTCGGCCTGCTCGGGTTTCAGTGTCTGGGTTTGAACGAAGACGATAAGATATTGGTGAAGTGCATCGACAAACAAAATAATAGCCGGGAGGCTAGCTTCCCCAGGCGAGATGCAAAACAGTTGCTACTTGCGACAGATACAGATGACATGCCCCTTCTGCTGAGGACCTCCCGAGCTGTGGAGCTTTGGAAGTGGATCAATGGTAGCTATACGTTAGCCCAAAACCTGTTTCACGGGCAGCAAGTCGAGCAACTGGAGCTTATTCCGCAACACCTGGACATGGAGaagggtctactggcggtcctaACTTCTGCGCCAGCACCAGAAATCACAATTTACAG CTTTAGGAATGGCGACCTAACCGACCTGCATCTGGTCCAAATCCTAGAACTACAAGACTCCAAACAACAGCGCGTAATTCGGTTCATGCATCTGCCAGAGTCCAAGGATCTTCTACTGTTCGTGTCGAACCTCCTCCCCGAGCAATCGCTCACGATATTCCAGTACCGCGGTGCAGCTGGTTTCCAGAAGATCTTAGGGGAGAGCAGTCTGCCACACGCCAACGATCTGAGAGTGATTGAGATGCCCGGCACGAAGCTGCTGTCCTTGGCAACGGACGAAACCATCTACATACTGCGACCGCAGTTTACCACACTTTAA
- the LOC6495331 gene encoding uncharacterized protein LOC6495331: MAIQLDKILADIAKEKALHPNNGGSSKQEQEEAWARIGRLNKLSVHETRSIFIVLQKKYEQEKLKGNSAWKLFGLMHQIHQEPKTVIKEENEQTPMDEVEEYEMLEVQEPEEEEEGQNFGQPANSTGSASSDGESPTKSHSTGSPDKEERVYSKPNVDTPRPTFEEKKLLNTMANNTPRASSNNSVSVAAAAVLQKKGITVKKAPSSVTAAVQKSTPTQASSGPSQRTRTTIQLPEAIKRKLSEEYSAASGGGGRKMAKSNSSKQGTGGATNSTVSSNSASVPEPTQTSNVVHTTTAQLMQVKKERDDNGSPPPGINIITVPSAQQMNGGGGGGGPTSSTAATVASTSVASTNGFSPHIEELDFKNDIIFDSKLNAASSNTPEIINLGNFDNSLPPTFFKNLCNSSRHEALGLYVANVMNRLSPRASAKLELGILRAIVDVQSDELEH, encoded by the exons ATGGCAATTCAACTGGATAAAATTCTGGCGGACATTGCCAAGGAGAAGGCCTTGCATCCCAACAATGGCGGATCGAGCAAGCAGGAACAGGAGGAAGCCTGGGCCAGGATCGGGCGGCTAAACAAGCTATCCGTTCACGAGACCCGCTCCATCTTTATCGTACTCCAAAAGAAGTACGAGCAGGAGAAGCTCAAGGGCAACTCGGCATGGAAGCTCTTTGGCCTGATGCACCAAATCCACCAGGAGCCCAAAACGGTCATCAAGGAGGAGAA cGAACAAACACCCATGGATGAGGTAGAAGAGTATGAGATGCTGGAAGTACAGGAGCCGGAAGAGGAAGAAGAGGGCCAAAATTTTGGCCAGCCAGCGAATTCAACTGGATCAGCTTCTTCGGACGGCGAGAGTCCCACAAAGTCGCACAGTACCGGCTCACCGGACAAGGAGGAGCGGGTGTATTCAAAACCGAATGTGGACACTCCACGTCCGACTTTCGAAGAGAAGAAACTGTTGAACACGATGGCCAACAATACACCTCGTGCCTCGTCAAACAACTCGGTTTCTGTCGCTGCAGCAGCAGTTCTACAAAAGAAGGGTATCACCGTGAAGAAGGCACCCAGTTCGGTGACAGCAGCTGTCCAGAAATCGACACCGACCCAGGCGTCGTCTGGTCCAAGTCAGAGAACCCGAACCACTATCCAGCTGCCCGAGGCAATAAAACGCAAACTATCTGAGGAGTATTCGGCTGCTTCAGGAGGAGGTGGCCGGAAAATGGCAAAGTCCAATAGCTCCAAACAAGGCACAGGCGGAGCTACTAATTCAACAGTTTCCAGCAACAGTGCTAGCGTTCCAGAGCCCACGCAGACTAGTAATGTGGTGCACACCACCACCGCCCAGCTGATGCAGGTGAAGAAGGAGCGGGATGACAATGGTTCGCCTCCGCCAGGCATCAACATAATAACCGTACCGTCGGCCCAGCAAATGAacggcggtggtggtggtggtggaccAACATCCTCAACGGCTGCTACCGTGGCATCCACATCAGTTGCATCGACGAACGGCTTCTCGCCGCACATCGAAGAACTAGACTTCAAAAATGACATAATATTTGACTCAAAGCTGAACGCCGCCTCCTCGAACACACCCGAAATTATTAACCTGGGAAACTTTGACAACTCGCTGCCGCCCACGTTCTTCAAGAATCTTTGCAATTCGTCGCGCCACGAGGCCCTGGGATTGTATGTAGCCAATGTGATGAACCGGCTCTCGCCGCGTGCCTCAGCTAAACTGGAGCTGGGCATCTTACGCGCCATTGTCGACGTGCAAAGCGATGAGCTCGAGCATTAG
- the LOC6495330 gene encoding LOW QUALITY PROTEIN: putative N(4)-(beta-N-acetylglucosaminyl)-L-asparaginase GD10667 (The sequence of the model RefSeq protein was modified relative to this genomic sequence to represent the inferred CDS: inserted 1 base in 1 codon), with product MVINTWNYPVANVEAWRILKQSPGGIGQTRNAVVEGCTECEKQQCELYVGYGGTPDELGETTLDAMVMDGSNMDVGAVGGLRRIKDAIRVARFVLEHTHHILLVGDAXSAFAVAMGFESESLVTPETERMWQQWTAKNCQPNFWRNVYPDPQISCGPYKPKPTPLTRLTEDRDRHDSEIGLKDHDTIGMIAIDVEGNIHAGTSTNGRTHKISGRVGDSPIPGAGAYADNEVGAAVETGNGDVLMRFLPSFLAVEAMRAGKTPAEACEVGIRRIIKHHKDFRGAVIAVDRLGNYAASCYGMQEFPFMVSSPASVDQPTRLEKVKCIAPQEKGNVVPLQPSSGLKPN from the exons ATGGTGATCAATACCTGGAACTATCCGGTTGCCAACGTTGAGGCCTGGAGAATCCTTAAGCAGAGTCCGGGAGGAATTGGACAAACGCGCAACGCCGTGGTGGAGGGCTGCACAGAGTGCGAGAAACAGCAATGCGAACTGTATGTCGGCTACGGAGGAACCCCCGACGAGCTCGGCGAGACCACTCTGGATGCAATGGTGATGGATGGCTCGAACATGGATGTGGGAGCTGTAGGGGGCTTGCGGCGCATCAAGGATGCTATCAGGGTGGCACGATTTGTCCTGGAGCACACACACCACATCTTGTTGGTGGGAGATG GCTCGGCCTTCGCTGTAGCCATGGGGTTCGAGTCTGAATCTCTGGTCACGCCCGAAACCGAGAGGATGTGGCAGCAGTGGACAGCTAAGAATTGCCAGCCGAACTTCTGGAGGAACGTTTATCCAGATCCTCAGATATCATGCGGTCCTTATAAGCCCAAGCCTACTCCCCTGACCCGCTTGACGGAGGATCGGGACCGACACGATTCCGAAATCGGGCTTAAGGATCACGATACCATCGGAATGATTGCCATCGATGTGGAGGGCAACATTCATGCGGGCACTTCCACCAACGGAAGGACCCACAAAATATCGGGACGTGTAGGAGACTCGCCGATTCCTGGGGCCGGCGCGTATGCGGACAACGAGGTGGGTGCCGCTGTGGAAACTGGCAACGGTGATGTCTTGATGCGTTTCCTGCCCAGCTTTCTGGCTGTGGAGGCTATGCGAGCGGGAAAGACGCCTGCTGAAGCTTGCGAGGTGGGCATACGTCGTATTATAAAGCACCACAAGGACTTCAGGGGTGCGGTAATAGCGGTGGATCGGCTAGGAAATTATGCTGCTTCGTGTTACGGAATGCAGGAATTCCCATTTATGGTCAGCAGTCCCGCAAGTGTAGATCAGCCCACTCGGCTCGAGAAAGTGAAGTGCATTGCGCCTCAAGAGAAAGGGAACGTTGTACCATTACAACCAAGTTCAGGGTTAAAACCAAATTGA
- the LOC6495328 gene encoding putative N(4)-(beta-N-acetylglucosaminyl)-L-asparaginase GD10667, with amino-acid sequence MRVYVPGCVCLLWLASAASADLNKPPVSPKSTPFSKSDKTPAPSVEAQTKINKTRTGELLLPMVINTWNFTAANVLAWRILKQSQGGLRQTRNAVVEGCTKCEKLQCDRTVGFGGSPDENGETTLDAMVMDGSTMDVGAVAGLRRIKDAIRVARCVLEHTHHTMLVGDAATDFAEAMGFESESLVTPESKEMWQQWTARNCQPNFWKNVYPDPQISCGPYNPKPTPLTRWKEDRARHEYEMGHKNHDTIGMIAIDAESNIHAGTSTNGALHKIAGRVGDSPIPGAGAYADNEVGAAVATGDGDVMMRFLPSLLAVEAMRGGKPPAEAAEVGIRRILKHHKDFVGAVIAVDRLGNYGAACYGMQEFPFVVSSPAKNRTAKDRPRHKKVQCISSQEQVNVVLL; translated from the exons ATGAGAGTATATGTTCCAGGATGCGTTTGTCTGCTTTGGTTGGCTTCTGCGGCATCTGCCGACTTGAACAAGCCCCCGGTCTCGCCCAAATCCACTCCGTTTTCTAAGAG TGATAAGACTCCTGCACCAAGTGTAGAAGCACAGACAAAGATAAACAAGACCAGGACAGGGGAACTCCTCCTGCCCATGGTGATCAACACCTGGAACTTTACGGCTGCCAACGTTCTGGCCTGGCGAATCCTTAAGCAGAGCCAGGGAGGCCTTCGACAAACGCGCAACGCCGTCGTGGAGGGCTGCACCAAGTGCGAGAAACTGCAGTGCGACCGGACTGTTGGCTTCGGAGGATCCCCCGACGAGAACGGCGAGACCACTCTGGACGCAATGGTGATGGATGGCTCGACCATGGATGTGGGAGCTGTGGCGGGCTTGCGGCGCATCAAGGATGCTATCAGGGTGGCCCGATGTGTCCTGGAGCACACACACCACACTATGTTGGTGGGAGACGCTGCTACGGACTTCGCTGAAGCTATGGGATTCGAGTCCGAATCTCTGGTCACGCCAGAGTCCAAAGAGATGTGGCAGCAGTGGACGGCTAGGAATTGCCAGCCGAACTTCTGGAAGAACGTTTATCCAGATCCTCAGATATCCTGCGGTCCTTATAACCCCAAGCCAACGCCCCTCACTCGCTGGAAAGAGGATCGGGCTCGACATGAGTACGAAATGGGCCACAAGAATCACGATACCATTGGAATGATTGCCATCGATGCAGAGAGCAACATTCACGCGGGCACTTCCACCAACGGAGCGCTTCACAAAATAGCGGGTCGTGTGGGAGACTCCCCGATACCAGGGGCCGGTGCCTATGCCGACAATGAGGTGGGTGCCGCTGTGGCCACTGGCGATGGGGATGTTATGATGCGTTTCCTGCCCAGCCTTCTGGCTGTGGAGGCTATGCGAGGAGGAAAGCCGCCAGCTGAAGCCGCTGAGGTGGGCATACGTCGCATCCTAAAGCACCACAAGGACTTTGTGGGTGCGGTAATAGCAGTGGATCGACTGGGAAATTATGGCGCTGCGTGCTACGGGATGCAGGAATTTCCATTTGTGGTCAGCAGTCCCGCAAAAAATCGTACCGCAAAAGATCGCCCTCGGCACAAAAAAGTACAGTGCATTTCGTCTCAAGAGCAAGTGAATGTGGTATTATTATAA
- the LOC6495327 gene encoding 60S ribosomal protein L31 codes for MTKTKGEKINKSAINEVVTRECTIHLAKRVHNIGFKKRAPRAIKEIRKFAEKEMGTTDVRIDTRLNKHIWSKGIRSTPFRVRVRLARRRNDDEDSPNKLYTYVTYVPVSTFKNLQTENVESSDD; via the exons ATGACCAAGACTAAGGGAGAGAAGATCAACAAGTCGGCGATCAACGAGGTTGTGACCCGCGAGTGCACCATCCACTTGGCCAAGCGCGTCCACAACATCGGCTTCAAGAAGCGTGCCCCCCGCGCCATCAAGGAGATCCGCAAGTTCGCCGAGAAGGAGATGGGCACCACTGACGTGAGGATTGACACTCGTCTGAACAAGCACATCTGGTCCAAGGGTATCAG GTCTACTCCATTCCGCGTACGCGTGCGTCTGGCCCGTCGCCGCAACGACGATGAGGACTCTCCCAACAAACTGTACACCTACGTGACCTACGTGCCAGTGTCCACCTTCAAGAACTTGCAGACCGAGAATGTCGAGTCCAGCGACGACTAA
- the LOC6495344 gene encoding transmembrane protein 234 homolog: MENAAQLLAVGLLWGVTNPFMRLGSQGIESVKDTGSKWRNLLQEARLIGTRWRYWVPFGLNQCGSALYVWTLQNSSITVAVPVANSLSFAFTAITGYILGEKLPGKKVILGTLLIGCGSTLLLYDKILQEQAENQLNITFQ, from the exons ATGGAAAACGcag CCCAACTCCTTGCAGTCGGCCTACTTTGGGGTGTGACCAACCCATTTATGCGCTTAGGCAGCCAGGGCATTGAATCAGTGAAAGACACCGGCTCCAAGTGGAGGAATCTCCTGCAGGAAGCTCGTCTTATCGGCACTCGTTGGCGCTACTGGGTGCCCTTTGGTCTTAACCAGTGCGGCAGTGCCTTGTACGTGTGGACTCTACAGAATTCCAGTATTACTGTGGCCGTTCCAGTGGCCAATTCCCTTAGTTTCGCATTTACGGCAATCACAGGTTACATCTTGGGCGAAAAACTTCCCGGAAAGA AAGTCATCCTTGGCACTTTGCTAATTGGCTGTGGCAGTACGCTCCTGCTTTATGACAAAATACTCCAGGAACAGGCCGAGaatcaattaaatataacattCCAGTGA